In Dermacentor andersoni chromosome 4, qqDerAnde1_hic_scaffold, whole genome shotgun sequence, the following proteins share a genomic window:
- the LOC126537731 gene encoding uncharacterized protein, translating into MKDGARKLCLISFIVESLRLVLKRQISNMRDPTPPEKRVAVGIYKLCSSVEDRAVASLFGVGRSAVNVVDRQFCGAVVSLLESDSVNMMAPEEMAKYMQEFEAVCGFRQCVGALDGCHFRHSPPKQHGTDCHNYKGWHSVILLALVDSKYRFRCVNVGAPGLCHD; encoded by the exons ATGAAAGATGGTGCCAGGAAGCTGTGCCTCATTTCG TTCATTGTGGAGAGCTTGCGCCTTGTGCTCAAACGGCAGATCAGCAACATGCGTGACCCGACCCCCCCGGAGAAGCGAGTCGCAGTTGGCATATACAAGCTTTGCTCGTCGGTCGAAGATCGCGCTGTGGCAAGCCTCTTCGGCGTTGGGCGCTCAGCCGTCAACGTCGTGGACAGGCAGTTTTGCGGGGCAGTTGTCTCTTTGCTCGAAAGCGACTCAGTCAACATGATGGCTCCGGAGGAAATGGCAAAGTACATGCAGGAATTCGAAGCTGTCTGCGGTTTCCGTCAATGCGTTGGAGCCCTCGATGGATGCCACTTTCGCCATTCGCCACCAAAGCAGCACGGCACAGACTGTCATAACTACAAAGGCTG GCACAGCGTCATCTTGCTGGCACTTGTGGATTCCAAATACCGCTTTAGGTGTGTCAACGTTGGCGCTCCTGGACTTTGCCACGACTAG